Genomic segment of Parageobacillus genomosp. 1:
GCTATATAATGTGCCTTTCTCGTCGGTGACATGGACGGCAATCATTCGCTTCGATACATTGATTTGCGGCGCGGCTAGCCCAATTCCGGGACGCAATCCATATTTTTCGGCAAGCTCCGGGTTTTGGCTCATTTTTACATAATCAAGAAGGCTTTGTAAAATTCGTTTATCTTCTTCCGATGGAGGAAGAGAAACAGGTTCGGCTACTTTCCGCAGCGTCGGGTGTCCTTCTTTAATAATATCTTTCATCGTAATCATCATGTCCTCACTCCCTGTATGACGTTGATGTCTGAATTAAGTCTAACAAAAATATATTTTGGACGTAAACTAAAATGAAACAGATGCATGGGAAAGGAAGAGAAAACGTTGCAAAAGGTGATGCAAAGGTGGATTGGATGTATTGTCGTTTTACTGCTGCTTGCCAGCTGCAGTCATCTTATTGACAAGCAAGAGGTTCTTTCGGCCTTTCAGAAAATGACTGCCTATGAAAAGGACGCAATAGAAGAGCAGAAAAAACTAACGGAATTTGAACAAAAACAAAACGCAATATATGCCCACATGATGTCGTACGGTTTTAAACATTTTACAAAAGTGGCGCAGTTAGCAAAGGAAGCATTAATGAACATAGAGGAGCGAGAGAAATATGTTGCCAGGGAATATAAGGCAATGCACTCGGCAAAACGACAGTTAAACATGGCCAAAAGAAAAACGAGCGGGCTTCACGATGAACAGGTAAAACAGCAGATCAACCAATTCATTGAAGTTGCGGAACAACGCTATGAAACGTATGACAAGCTGTATGCCGAGTATAAAGAGATGCTGGCATTGGAAAAAGAGCTTTATATTTTATTGCAAAATAAAGATGTAACCGCTGAACGGTTTCAGCGGCAAATCGACCGAATTAATGAACGGTATCAAAACATAATGGATATAAACGAACAATTTAATGCCTATACAAAAGAGTATAATAGGGAAAAGAAGCAGTTATTTCATATGTGGAAATAACATATTTGGCGAGACGGGGGCTATATACCCCCCTTTTTTATATTTTGCAAAAATATAAAACAGAATTAATACAGGCTTCTGTGTTGTACTATAACAGATTATAGAAAGATATCTTTCAATTCCAATTAAAAAGCAGTCAAATCATAAAAAGTCATGATAAATCAAAGTGATTGACGATTGGTAAAATAAAGTGTAAACTTAAAAATGCGGGCAAAATTGTACTAATTACACTAATGAAAATTATTAATACAGGTATTTTTCAGCAGTGTTCGCCCTTTACGCCGTGGAACAAAAGCATCTGCTTTTATTTTTTATTTGTCCATGATTTTGGGTAAATTAATGCTATATGAAACAACGTTGTCGTTGCAATGAATTTTTAATTTTTTAAATTTACGAAAGGTAGAGGTGAACAGAATGGGTGTAAAAGCATCCCAATTCAACTTTACGGAGCAGCTTGAAAAGATTGCTGAACAATTTCCGACATTTCAAATTTTAAACGAAGAAGGGGAAGTAGTAAACGAGGCGGCAATGCCCGATTTAAGCGACGACCAGCTTAAAGAATTAATGCGCCGCATGGTGTACACCCGCATTCTTGACCAGCGTTCGATTTCGTTAAACCGCCAAGGTCGTTTAGGTTTCTATGCGCCAACAGCAGGACAAGAAGCGAGCCAAATTGCGAGCCATTTTGCGTTAGAAAAAGAAGATTTTATTTTGCCTGGATACCGTGATGTTCCGCAAATTATTTGGCACGGTCTTCCGCTTTATCAAGCGTTTTTGTTCTCACGCGGCCACTTCCACGGCAACCAAATTCCAGAAGGAGTAAACGTACTGCCGCCGCAAATTATTATCGGTGCGCAATATATTCAAGCAGCAGGCGTAGCCCTAGGACTGAAAAAACGCGGCAAAAAAGCGGTAGCGATTACATATACAGGTGACGGCGGTACATCGCAAGGGGATTTCTATGAAGGGATCAACTTTGCGGGGGCATTTAAAGCACCAGCGATTTTCGTCGTGCAAAACAACCGCTTTGCTATTTCCACTCCAGTAGAAAAACAAACAATAGCAAAAACACTTGCGCAAAAAGCGGTGGCAGCAGGAATTCCTGGCATTCAAGTCGACGGCATGGACCCATTAGCCGTATATGCGGCTGTACGTGCTGCTCGCGAGCGCGCGATCAATGGGGAAGGCCCGACACTCATTGAAACTTTATGCTTCCGTTATGGACCGCATACGATGTCAGGAGACGACCCAACCCGCTATCGTACAAAAGAATTGGAAAGCGAATGGGAGAAAAAAGATCCGCTTGTCCGCTTCCGCAAGTTTTTGGAAAACAAAGGTTTATGGAGCGAGGAAGAAGAAAACAAGGTAATTGAACAAGCGAAAGAAGAAATTAAAGAAGCAATTAAAAAAGCGGATGAAACGCCAAAACAAAAAGTAACGGATTTAATTAGCATTATGTACGAAGAACTGCCATTCAATCTAAAAGAGCAGTATGAAATTTATAAAGAGAAGGAGTCGAAGTAAGCCATGGCGCAAATGACAATGATTCAAGCGATCACGGATGCGTTGCGCATCGAATTAAAAAACGATCCGAACGTGTTAATATTTGGGGAAGACGTTGGGGTCAACGGCGGCGTATTCCGGGCGACGGAAGGATTGCAGGCAGAGTTTGGCGAAGACCGGGTATTTGACACTCCTCTTGCTGAATCGGGAATCGGCGGGCTTGCGATCGGACTAGCTCTGCAAGGATTCCGCCCGGTTCCGGAAATTCAATTCTTCGGATTTGTTTATGAGGCAATGGACGCGATTTGCGGACAAATGGCGCGCATCCGCTATCGTTCCGGCGGTCGCTACAACATGCCGATTACCATTCGTTCTCCGTTTGGCGGCGGCGTCCATACACCGGAACTGCACTCTGATAGTTTGGAAGGATTAGTCGCGCAACAGCCTGGATTAAAAGTAGTGATTCCATCTACTCCATACGATGCGAAAGGATTGCTGATTTCTGCCATCCGCGACAATGACCCGGTTATTTTCTTGGAACACTTAAAATTGTATCGTTCGTTCCGTCAGGAAGTGCCAGAAGGAGAATACACGATTCCAATCGGCAAAGCGGACATTAAACGCGAAGGAAAAGATATTACGAT
This window contains:
- a CDS encoding YkyA family protein, which gives rise to MMQRWIGCIVVLLLLASCSHLIDKQEVLSAFQKMTAYEKDAIEEQKKLTEFEQKQNAIYAHMMSYGFKHFTKVAQLAKEALMNIEEREKYVAREYKAMHSAKRQLNMAKRKTSGLHDEQVKQQINQFIEVAEQRYETYDKLYAEYKEMLALEKELYILLQNKDVTAERFQRQIDRINERYQNIMDINEQFNAYTKEYNREKKQLFHMWK
- the pdhA gene encoding pyruvate dehydrogenase (acetyl-transferring) E1 component subunit alpha, which gives rise to MGVKASQFNFTEQLEKIAEQFPTFQILNEEGEVVNEAAMPDLSDDQLKELMRRMVYTRILDQRSISLNRQGRLGFYAPTAGQEASQIASHFALEKEDFILPGYRDVPQIIWHGLPLYQAFLFSRGHFHGNQIPEGVNVLPPQIIIGAQYIQAAGVALGLKKRGKKAVAITYTGDGGTSQGDFYEGINFAGAFKAPAIFVVQNNRFAISTPVEKQTIAKTLAQKAVAAGIPGIQVDGMDPLAVYAAVRAARERAINGEGPTLIETLCFRYGPHTMSGDDPTRYRTKELESEWEKKDPLVRFRKFLENKGLWSEEEENKVIEQAKEEIKEAIKKADETPKQKVTDLISIMYEELPFNLKEQYEIYKEKESK
- the pdhB gene encoding pyruvate dehydrogenase complex E1 component subunit beta, with amino-acid sequence MAQMTMIQAITDALRIELKNDPNVLIFGEDVGVNGGVFRATEGLQAEFGEDRVFDTPLAESGIGGLAIGLALQGFRPVPEIQFFGFVYEAMDAICGQMARIRYRSGGRYNMPITIRSPFGGGVHTPELHSDSLEGLVAQQPGLKVVIPSTPYDAKGLLISAIRDNDPVIFLEHLKLYRSFRQEVPEGEYTIPIGKADIKREGKDITIIAYGAMVHESLKAAAELEKEGISAEVVDLRTVQPLDIETIIGSVEKTGRAIVVQEAQRQAGIAANVVAEINERAILSLEAPVLRVAAPDTVYPFSQAESVWLPNFKDVIETAKKVINF